A portion of the Homalodisca vitripennis isolate AUS2020 chromosome 2, UT_GWSS_2.1, whole genome shotgun sequence genome contains these proteins:
- the LOC124354164 gene encoding uncharacterized protein LOC124354164 — MSRLGVVRWLPNLEYSGNGSANTTNSLAMFSPTAKEEWIQADVIISACVIAVLLIHAHFCQLSKVGVTTLLALLSLAVSLLIAPLVGSILLVFAIYRQVVITVLRATVGHHFSGLLFGTDAFWALEDDTSLSVINILALADFSFIVSASTQDDEPLQTISELIQDRLLTSPVPFPKLMWYRKQSCLGYFYWESQSSINIADHIRWMDIEDQGDRTITEQSLKNFVSSVTNSNLPANHAAGWEILVGRYPIKPSSDLLDAMENGGWITKSCAGVRYPVLFRVHHSIGDGIALVNLLLDSLGDPCTRCNTPIQQFRCTSPTFDRNFVRPKTPTIYEEPEDRPIISSWQESDIPKSSSCEFKSICVDIPAEPSALLKRSTTFDFSECSSMNYSRDNKMHGLRSSVRTACKRVLSFIDETKEFKTKLSQTEMKDFNIVVNDRPSGEFLDLINSATMLEDPYTQVEENENRIIQFLLKKCTAGLCMFVNVICKFVKSLGALIRQWSVLLFIPASLLNQALTQTQDSNLLHGPKLSGHKVVAWYFEQQDNSDQLLMSMIKRIRAKTGVRFSDVLLTAVSASLEKFYAQSNEVPQFITVVIPARLTPPPSTQALTKVIKTKNFSTKVTKITENTESSLENKFSVALLPLPIANNSSNQLKLFTKLRQVRKHCDLLRNSPDYLVNYWLLRVVATLLPTWLLRPMMQSTHSTLVLSNLPGPTRLTKLAGHTLHDLVFWVPNRTTTGVGVTVLSYAGRLQLGLMADRALIACQQDTQLILDGVATAIQQMDQLSSPQDTTHVPPAQ, encoded by the exons ATGTCTCGACTTGGAGTGGTACGGTGGTTGCCCAACCTGGAATACAGTGGCAACGGTTCAGCCAACACGACTAACAGCCTTGCAATGTTTTCACCAACTGCCAAGGAAGAATGGATCCAAGCAGATGTTATCATATCAGCCTGTGTCATCGCCGTACTTCTAATACACGCTCACTTCTGCCAACTGTCCAAAGTG GGCGTGACTACTCTGCTGGCCCTATTGAGTCTCGCGGTATCTCTTCTGATCGCTCCATTGGTTGGCAGCATCCTACTAGTGTTCGCTATTTACCGTCAGGTGGTCATTACTGTACTGAGAGCCACTGTCGGCCATCACTTCTCTGGCCTGTTATTCGGCACTGATGCATTCTGGGCCCTCGAAGATGACACATCTCTCTCCGTCATTAACATACTGGCTCTGGCAGATTTCAGCTTTATTGTTTCCGCTTCAACTCAAG ATGATGAGCCCCTCCAGACCATATCTGAGCTCATCCAAGACCGTCTTTTGACTTCACCTGTTCCCTTTCCTAAGCTTATGTGGTATAGAAAACAGTCATGCCTCGGCTACTTCTACTGGGAAAGCCAAAGCAGCATCAACATTGCAGACCACATCCGCTGGATGGACATCGAAGATCAGGGAGATCGAACAATTACTGAACAATCTTTGAAGAACTTCGTATCTTCAGTGACAAACTCTAATCTACCTGCTAATCATGCCGCAGGTTGGGAAATACTCGTCGGGCGGTATCCTATCAAACCTTCTTCAGATCTTCTGGATGCAATGGAGAATGGCGGATGGATAACAAAGTCTTGCGCCGGAGTTCGTTATCCGGTTTTGTTCAGGGTCCATCACAGCATTGGAGATGGAATCGCTTTGGTAAATCTGCTGTTAGATTCACTTGGCGACCCTTGCACTCGCTGTAACACTCCTATCCAACAATTTCGCTGCACTTCCCCTACTTTTGATAGGAATTTCGTTAGACCCAAGACTCCTACGATATATGAAGAACCTGAGGACAGACCTATTATTTCATCATGGCAAGAATCTGATATTCCAAAATCATCTTCTTGTGAATTTAAGTCTATTTGTGTTGATATTCCAGCAGAACCTAGTGCACTTTTAAAAAGAAGTACCACGTTTGACTTCAGTGAATGCTCGTCTATGAATTATTCCAGAGACAACAAAATGCATGGATTAAGATCTAGTGTAAGAACTGCTTGCAAAAGAGTTTTGAGTTTCATCGATGAAACgaaagaatttaaaactaaacttagtCAAACAGAAATGAAAGACTTCAATATTGTTGTTAATGATCGACCTAGTGGAGAGTTTTTAGATCTTATCAATAGCGCGACAATGCTGGAAGATCCTTACACGCAGGTAGAAGAAAATGAAAACAGAATTATTcagtttttactgaaaaaatgcACAGCTGGTCTCTGTATGTTCGTAAAcgtaatttgtaaatttgtgaaATCGTTGGGAGCTCTGATACGTCAATGGTCTGTCCTATTATTTATACCGGCATCGTTGTTGAATCAAGCCCTCACGCAAACTCAAGACAGTAATCTTTTACACGGCCCAAAATTATCCGGCCACAAGGTGGTAGCTTGGTATTTCGAACAGCAAGACAACTCTGACCAGCTGTTGATGTCGATGATCAAAAGAATCCGGGCAAAAACAGGAGTTCGCTTCTCGGACGTGTTGCTGACAGCAGTTTCTGCGAGTTTGGAGAAGTTCTACGCGCAGAGCAACGAAGTGCCACAGTTCATCACAGTGGTAATACCAGCAAGGCTAACACCTCCACCGTCAACACAGGCTTTGACGAAGGTGATAAAAACGAAAAATTTCTCAACCAAAGTAACAAAGATAACGGAAAATACTGAAAGCAGTctggaaaacaaattttcagtagCTCTTCTACCTTTGCCGATTGCCAACAATAGTTCAAACCAATTAAAACTCTTCACTAAGCTGCGGCAAGTCCGGAAACACTGTGATTTACTCCGAAATTCTCCTGACTACCTGGTGAACTACTGGCTGTTGAGAGTAGTGGCCACCCTGTTACCCACGTGGCTGCTGCGACCGATGATGCAGAGCACTCACAGCACCCTCGTGCTCAGTAATCTCCCCGGACCCACCAGGCTCACTAAGCTGGCCGGCCACACGTTGCACGACCTTGTCTTTTGGGTCCCCAACAGGACAACCACAG GTGTTGGAGTAACCGTGTTGAGCTACGCTGGCCGGTTACAGCTTGGTCTGATGGCTGACCGGGCACTCATCGCCTGTCAACAAGACACACAGCTGATCTTGGACGGTGTGGCCACAGCTATACAACAGATGGACCAACTGTCTTCTCCTCAAGACACCACTCATGTACCGCCGGCTCAATAA
- the LOC124354165 gene encoding bladder cancer-associated protein → MYCLQWLIPVLLIPKPVNPALLQTHVVFMVLYLTGFFLERKPCTICSLVFLAAVFLICYSGVGNCLFWSSNCDSVRCENG, encoded by the coding sequence ATGTATTGTTTACAATGGCTAATTCCAGTGTTATTAATTCCAAAGCCAGTCAACCCAGCCCTTTTACAGACTCATGTTGTGTTTATGGTTCTTTATTTGACAGGGTTCTTCCTTGAGAGGAAACCTTGCACAATTTGTAGCTTAGTGTTTCTGGCAGCCgtgtttttaatatgttacagTGGTGTTGGAAACTGTCTCTTCTGGAGCTCCAATTGTGACTCGGTGCGTTGTGAAAATGGTTGA